One window of Nicotiana tomentosiformis chromosome 11, ASM39032v3, whole genome shotgun sequence genomic DNA carries:
- the LOC104119811 gene encoding P-loop NTPase domain-containing protein LPA1 homolog 2-like: MANTEVTKLLYIVVGEPEKDSFRYTRSVLQSTLQLMGCKPRHAFKISRTVFDKMRSECMGDKLVSADRVQAGQDNLKGLHHKESSAFNDAFLDKGDNRSESRPFELYKRRTTVVVKREIFLDVVCDALTEYKYMGPNQRADLILACRIRERKESVTVLLCGTSGCGKSTLSALLGSRLGITTVVSTDSIRHMMRSFVDEKQNPLLWASTYHAGEYLDQVAVSEAKVKKRAKKLAGISTPPTQKGVNGPTNGKSPPVGISSAVDLISAREMAVEGFKAQSEMVIDSLDRLITAWEERKESVVVEGVHLSLNFVMGLMKKHPSVIPFMVYIANEEKHLERFAVRAKYMTLDPAKNKYVKYIRNIRTIQEYLCNRADKHLVPKINNTNVDKSVAAIHATVFSCLRRHEAGEQLYDSITNTVALIDEEYRNQCAANCVSSKGMFQLIQRQGSSRHLMALLNNDGSVAKAWPVYTLGGDGKPNMDHSIANGIGTPMYGPLQIGKAEPINLQFGHFGISAWPSDVGGTSHASSVDESRGELTDNGSRYYSSCCSSPRFSEGHAKELKEEQSVHGSDEEVDEPLERDSDEDLSDDGSKQVDDEEGSVDEESTKSDEEYDDLAMQDIQEDGYTTDVNEELHNKLELSNKVVPVSGEQLTEGIETYRKSIDQSFRSKSAIILEPPLGSYASFLKEKNEKRVSTSGNIRIKKRSNSIPTLGKHGALINGSTLPEEMSR; this comes from the exons ATGGCTAATACAGAGGTGACAAAGCTATTGTATATAGTGGTAGGAGAGCCCGAGAAAGACTCTTTTAGATATACGCGTTCTGTTCTGCAGAGTACTCTTCAACTTATGGGATGTAAACCTCGACATGCCTTTAAG ATTAGCAGGACAGTTTTTGATAAGATGAGAAGTGAATGCATGGGCGATAAGTTGGTATCAGCAGATAGAGTGCAGGCGGGACAGGATAACTTGAAAGGCCTTCATCATAAAGAGTCTAGTGCCTTTAACGATGCATTCTTGGATAAAGGGGACAATCGAAGTGAGAGTAGACCATTTGAGTTGTACAAAAGGCGCACAACAGTGGTTGTCAAGAGAGAAATTTTTTTAGATGTTGTTTGTGATGCTCTAACTGAATACAAGTATATGGGCCCCAACCAGAGGGCTGACTTAATTTTAGCTTGCAG GATCCGAGAAAGAAAAGAATCTGTAACCGTGCTATTGTGTGGGACTAGTGGCTGTGGCAAATCTACCTTGTCTGCTTTGCTG GGAAGCAGGTTGGGTATAACAACTGTTGTGTCCACCGACTCCATTCGACATATGATGAGGAGTTTTGTAGATGAAAAGCAAAACCCTTTGCTTTGGGCCTCAACCTACCATGCTGGGGAATATTTGGATCAAGTAGCTGTTTCTGAAGCAAAAGTGAAAAAAAGGGCAAAGAAGTTAGCTGGCATTTCAACCCCTCCAACACAAAAAGGTGTAAATGGTCCGACTAATGGAAAATCTCCGCCTGTTGGGATTTCAAGTGCTGTTGATTTGATTAGTGCCAGAGAAATGGCAGTTGAAGGATTTAAGGCACAGAGTGAGATGGTAATTGATAGTCTTGATAGGCTAATCACTGCCTGGGAAGAGCGGAAAGAATCAGTCGTCGTGGAGGGTGTTCATTTGAGCCTTAATTTTGTG ATGGGACTAATGAAGAAGCACCCCTCAGTCATACCTTTTATGGTTTACattgcaaatgaggagaaacatTTAGAGAGGTTTGCAGTACGTGCAAAGTACATGACACTTGATCCTGCTAAAAACAAGTATGTTAAATATATTCGGAACATCCGGACAATACAAGAATATCTCTGTAATCGAGCTGACAAACATTTGGTGCCAAAGATTAACAACACCAATGTTGATAAGAGTGTAGCAGCCATTCATGCCACTGTCTTCAGCTGCTTAAGGAGGCATGAGGCAGGAGAGCAATTGTATGATTCAATCACAAATACAGTTGCCCTCATTGATGAGGAATACAGGAACCAGTGTGCTGCCAATTGTGTGAGCTCTAAGGGAATGTTTCAACTGATTCAAAGACAAGGTTCTTCTAGGCACTTGATGGCTCTTCTGAATAATGATGGATCAGTAGCAAAAGCTTGGCCAGTTTACACATTGGGCGGTGACGGGAAGCCTAATATGGACCATTCCATTGCTAATGGAATAGGGACCCCTATGTATGGACCACTGCAGATTGGCAAGGCCGAACCTATAAATCTGCAATTTGGCCATTTCGGGATCAGTGCTTGGCCCAGTGATGTTGGTGGTACGAGTCATGCCAGTAGTGTTGATGAATCAAGAGGTGAGCTGACAGACAATGGCAGCAGGTACTATTCGTCTTGCTGCAGCTCACCAAGGTTTTCTGAAGGACATGCAAAGGAG CTCAAAGAGGAACAGTCAGTGCATGGTAGTGATGAAGAGGTGGATGAACCACTTGAAAGAGACAGTGATGAGGATCTTAGTGATGATGGGTCCAAACAAGTTGACGATGAG GAAGGCTCAGTGGATGAGGAATCTACCAAATCAGATGAGGAGTATGATGATCTTGCCATGCAAGATATTCAAGAAGATGGTTATACGACCGATGTTAATGAAGAGCTACACAATAAGTTGGAGTTGAGTAATAAGGTCGTACCTGTTTCAGGGGAGCAGCTAACTGAAGGTATTGAGACATATAGGAAGAGCATCGATCAGTCCTTCAGAAGTAAGAGTGCTATAATTTTGGAGCCACCTCTCGGGAGCTATGCTTCTTTTCTCAAAGAGAAGAATGAGAAGAGAGTCTCAACTTCTGGAAACATTAGAATAAAGAAACGCTCTAACAGTATTCCAACCCTGGGAAAGCACGGGGCGTTGATAAATGGCTCCACCCTCCCAGAAGAAATGTCTAGGTAG